A genome region from Vibrio tapetis subsp. tapetis includes the following:
- a CDS encoding glutathione S-transferase family protein, whose translation MIKLISFKNCPFVQRVMGALILKNVPFEIEYIELSNKPQWFLDISPNGQVPVLITENDTVLFESDAIAEYLDDKYAPIEQLSPEQKALDRAWTYQATKHYMPQCGTMGSKDKETFETRLANLSKAFAKAENKLGDSLFFKGNDISNVDIAWLPLLHRAAVIKDQSGFDMLASFPKVQKWQAALIESGLTDKTVPQDFVATFSGFYLTNTYLASLIDGHETTCPPSNCSASSHSCCN comes from the coding sequence ATGATAAAACTGATTAGCTTTAAAAACTGCCCATTTGTTCAACGAGTAATGGGAGCGCTAATACTAAAGAATGTACCGTTTGAAATTGAATACATTGAATTAAGTAACAAGCCGCAATGGTTCTTAGATATTTCTCCAAATGGTCAAGTGCCCGTGTTGATCACGGAAAATGACACCGTGCTGTTTGAATCAGACGCCATCGCCGAATACCTAGATGATAAATACGCCCCCATAGAACAGCTATCACCCGAGCAAAAAGCGTTAGATCGTGCGTGGACATATCAAGCAACGAAACACTACATGCCACAATGTGGAACGATGGGGAGTAAGGACAAAGAAACATTTGAAACCCGTTTAGCCAATCTATCTAAAGCGTTCGCAAAGGCCGAGAATAAACTCGGTGACTCTTTATTTTTCAAAGGGAATGACATCTCTAACGTGGATATTGCGTGGCTACCATTGCTGCATCGTGCGGCAGTCATCAAAGATCAGTCCGGTTTTGACATGCTAGCGTCCTTTCCAAAAGTTCAAAAGTGGCAAGCAGCGCTTATCGAATCTGGCCTTACCGACAAAACGGTACCACAAGATTTCGTCGCGACCTTTAGTGGCTTTTACTTAACGAATACCTACCTAGCAAGCTTAATCGATGGTCATGAAACCACGTGTCCGCCGAGCAATTGCTCTGCCTCTTCTCATTCATGTTGCAACTAA
- the msrB gene encoding peptide-methionine (R)-S-oxide reductase MsrB — protein sequence MNKLSKILIPLLVALPLFSVLFSQTSTADSMKSQAPKGTLEVATLAGGCFWCTESDLEKLKGVTDVVSGYSGGTLENPAYKQVSSGKSGHIEVIKVTYDSSVVSYEQVLDQFFRHIDPTDDKGSFVDRGPQYRPAIFFHNQEQKMIAENFMAEIEDTMIFKKPLKTELIEFKKFWPAENYHQDYYKKSKVRYSYYRYASGRDQYLDEIFGDDREENPKTLRQIIDSKNMVKNLKPYTKPSQSEIKTKLTSLQYDVTQEDATERPFNNKYWDNKQEGIYVDIVTGEPLFSSTDKYKSGTGWPSFTKPINEGYVVTKVDYKLVYSRTEVRSRFGDSHLGHVFKDGPAPTGLRYCMNSAAMRFVPADKLAEEGYQDYLPLFEG from the coding sequence ATGAATAAACTGTCTAAAATCCTGATACCTCTATTGGTGGCGTTGCCACTGTTTTCTGTCCTGTTCAGCCAAACCAGCACAGCCGATTCGATGAAAAGCCAAGCACCAAAAGGGACGCTTGAAGTTGCGACATTAGCAGGAGGGTGTTTCTGGTGTACTGAATCTGATTTGGAGAAACTCAAAGGGGTGACTGACGTTGTATCAGGTTACTCAGGTGGAACGCTGGAAAACCCAGCCTATAAACAAGTCTCTTCTGGCAAGTCTGGCCATATCGAAGTCATTAAGGTCACTTACGATTCGTCCGTTGTAAGCTATGAGCAAGTTCTGGATCAATTCTTTCGTCATATCGACCCTACAGATGATAAAGGCTCGTTTGTTGATAGAGGCCCTCAATATCGCCCTGCTATCTTCTTCCACAATCAAGAGCAGAAAATGATTGCTGAAAATTTCATGGCTGAAATCGAAGACACCATGATCTTTAAAAAGCCATTAAAAACGGAACTGATTGAGTTTAAGAAGTTTTGGCCTGCGGAAAATTACCATCAGGACTATTACAAGAAAAGTAAGGTTCGCTACAGCTACTATCGCTATGCGTCTGGCCGTGACCAATATCTAGACGAGATTTTTGGCGATGATCGTGAAGAAAACCCAAAAACATTACGTCAGATTATCGATTCGAAAAACATGGTTAAGAATCTAAAACCTTATACCAAGCCTTCACAGTCAGAAATAAAGACGAAACTCACCTCACTTCAATACGACGTGACTCAAGAAGATGCCACTGAGCGCCCTTTCAATAATAAGTATTGGGACAACAAACAAGAGGGGATTTATGTCGATATCGTGACAGGTGAACCGTTGTTTTCTTCAACTGATAAATACAAGTCAGGGACTGGTTGGCCGAGTTTCACTAAACCTATCAATGAAGGTTACGTGGTGACAAAGGTTGATTACAAACTTGTTTACTCTAGAACGGAAGTCCGTAGCCGTTTCGGAGACTCTCACTTAGGCCATGTTTTTAAAGATGGCCCAGCCCCAACCGGGTTACGTTATTGTATGAACTCAGCAGCCATGAGGTTTGTGCCTGCCGACAAGTTAGCTGAAGAAGGGTATCAAGATTACTTGCCGCTGTTTGAAGGCTAA
- a CDS encoding thiol-disulfide oxidoreductase DCC family protein: protein MVLLTIFYDGTCPLCAKEMAALRKKDSNKNIKTVDIFSDDMVGYPEIDITEANTILHALDQDRKLLLGLDGVHRAWQIVGKGWLYAPLRWPLIKPIADKLYRVFATHRYRFSLLLTGRSRCNCKE, encoded by the coding sequence ATGGTATTACTGACGATTTTTTATGATGGAACTTGCCCGCTATGCGCAAAAGAAATGGCGGCATTGAGAAAGAAAGACAGCAATAAAAACATCAAAACAGTCGATATTTTCAGTGATGATATGGTGGGCTACCCAGAGATTGATATTACAGAAGCCAACACCATTTTGCATGCGTTAGACCAAGATAGAAAGCTGCTACTAGGGCTGGATGGCGTGCATCGAGCGTGGCAAATTGTCGGCAAAGGTTGGCTTTATGCACCTTTGAGATGGCCGCTTATCAAGCCCATTGCAGACAAACTGTACCGAGTGTTTGCCACCCATCGTTACCGCTTTTCATTGTTGCTCACTGGTCGTTCTCGTTGTAATTGCAAAGAGTAG
- a CDS encoding methyl-accepting chemotaxis protein → MRPFTLWSRLFGYQPNDWTEQKRWQVEILLYFTLLSFLTGIYSLIKWYQVSHSPLMTSSIYCIAAEIVAAIMIGKFKQSGLATNIGFSGMVIHALNLIYQSGGVLESTQSFWIAVLLVAFFLTAKLSLAWLWSAVVISASCLMVYWQLNGEHIPNLQLTDSAQLIDAWSGLIVPLAIIVIAQSYSAKRRESYQHASLISQRQMEHTTQSAKQGEQQLGKVLQQASANAGQLSTVAHSLGQQSQQLRAEVGVLNQSCDSQTVSAEQLSKQLKQMTLDIHTSDQSVAQLKQPSDTITQQASNSIASLGASTQAIEKIQVANQRITGVAELISNIAEQTNLLALNAAIEAARAGEYGRGFAVVADQVRELSAKSNQSADEIRQLLNSSRVEVEAGQQVIGQTSKEITEIIHQVSSTMTSVEQLSLAMKQQVTTLQELSCASDDVATNVTHIAKVADRVSQQDNHLRLQVDELNSLAHQLSSVVATQ, encoded by the coding sequence GTGAGACCTTTCACCCTATGGAGCCGATTATTTGGATATCAGCCAAATGATTGGACAGAACAAAAACGATGGCAAGTTGAAATACTACTCTATTTTACTCTACTCTCATTTTTGACGGGTATTTACAGCCTAATCAAGTGGTATCAAGTGAGCCACTCGCCACTGATGACCAGCTCCATTTACTGCATTGCTGCCGAGATCGTCGCAGCAATCATGATTGGAAAATTCAAACAAAGTGGCCTCGCCACCAATATTGGCTTTTCCGGTATGGTAATTCATGCACTTAACCTGATTTACCAAAGTGGCGGTGTACTTGAGTCTACTCAAAGCTTTTGGATCGCGGTACTTCTGGTCGCCTTTTTTCTAACCGCTAAACTTTCCTTAGCATGGCTATGGAGCGCGGTTGTCATTTCAGCCTCTTGTCTTATGGTTTATTGGCAGCTCAATGGCGAGCACATACCCAATCTTCAATTAACGGATTCCGCACAATTGATCGACGCTTGGTCTGGGTTAATTGTGCCTCTCGCCATCATTGTTATCGCGCAAAGCTACAGCGCGAAGCGACGAGAAAGTTATCAGCATGCCAGTTTAATCTCGCAGCGTCAGATGGAACACACCACCCAAAGCGCCAAGCAAGGTGAGCAGCAACTGGGCAAAGTACTGCAACAAGCCAGCGCGAATGCAGGCCAGCTATCCACCGTGGCACATTCGTTAGGTCAACAATCGCAACAACTGCGCGCCGAAGTTGGGGTCTTGAACCAAAGCTGCGATTCCCAAACCGTTTCTGCAGAACAATTGTCTAAGCAATTAAAACAGATGACGCTAGATATCCACACTTCTGATCAATCTGTCGCACAGCTCAAGCAACCCAGCGACACCATCACCCAGCAGGCATCAAATAGCATTGCCAGCCTCGGCGCCTCAACACAAGCCATCGAAAAAATTCAAGTCGCTAATCAGCGGATCACAGGTGTCGCCGAGCTCATCTCCAATATTGCCGAACAAACCAACTTACTCGCGTTAAATGCAGCCATAGAAGCGGCGCGGGCGGGTGAATATGGCCGTGGGTTTGCCGTGGTTGCTGACCAAGTACGAGAGCTGTCAGCGAAAAGTAACCAATCGGCAGATGAAATACGCCAACTGCTCAATAGCAGCCGAGTAGAAGTCGAAGCGGGTCAACAAGTAATAGGCCAAACAAGCAAAGAGATCACCGAGATCATTCATCAAGTTAGCAGTACGATGACATCCGTAGAGCAGCTTTCTCTCGCAATGAAACAGCAAGTCACTACCCTTCAAGAACTGAGTTGTGCCAGTGATGATGTCGCGACCAATGTCACTCACATTGCAAAAGTGGCTGACCGAGTATCACAACAAGACAATCACCTTCGCCTGCAAGTCGACGAGCTAAACAGTTTAGCTCATCAGCTGAGCAGCGTAGTTGCCACACAATAG
- a CDS encoding helix-turn-helix transcriptional regulator: MRDFHSKQVRLNRIIGMLENGEVWTTETLSSTLSVSIRTVARDLTLLKQQGYDIESERGTGGGICLRSNVKAPRLTLNDEEVLTTLMSLAITESLKSPVLGSNVNHIRHKLGFFLNEQQRQRINTLRKRILVGSPASSHVSQSVLEVTETTSQAINSAFIFQQTMSITYQAENGTTTERTIDPQYLLLNWPAWYLLGWDHLRKQPRMFRVDRILSTSVNKQTFRLQSARILLQDFGHYFSEL; the protein is encoded by the coding sequence TTGCGTGATTTTCACAGTAAGCAAGTACGACTCAACCGAATCATTGGCATGCTGGAAAATGGCGAAGTTTGGACGACTGAAACGCTTTCATCCACATTGAGTGTCTCAATACGCACAGTCGCAAGAGATCTCACTCTGTTAAAACAGCAGGGATATGATATTGAGTCAGAGCGAGGAACGGGCGGTGGCATTTGCTTGAGAAGCAATGTGAAAGCGCCAAGATTAACGCTCAATGATGAAGAAGTGTTGACGACACTGATGTCACTCGCCATCACCGAATCATTAAAGTCCCCGGTTCTTGGCAGCAATGTTAACCACATAAGGCATAAGCTAGGGTTCTTCCTTAATGAACAACAGCGCCAACGCATCAATACGCTTCGTAAGAGAATCTTAGTCGGCTCCCCTGCTTCATCACATGTGTCGCAATCTGTGTTGGAAGTGACCGAAACAACATCTCAAGCCATCAACAGTGCGTTCATCTTCCAGCAAACCATGAGCATCACTTATCAGGCTGAAAATGGGACGACAACCGAGCGGACAATAGACCCACAGTACCTACTGCTAAATTGGCCAGCTTGGTATTTACTTGGCTGGGATCACCTGCGTAAGCAACCAAGAATGTTCAGGGTTGATCGCATACTTAGTACTTCGGTCAATAAGCAAACCTTCAGATTGCAAAGCGCTAGAATACTGCTTCAAGATTTTGGCCACTACTTCAGCGAATTGTAA
- a CDS encoding homocysteine S-methyltransferase family protein — MKTLTILDGGMGRELQDIGAPFSQPLWSAQALIESPEHVHQAHQNFIDAGAEIIITNSYACVPFHLGHELYLSSGFKLARDAAIIARSVVENNSTKSVIVAGAIPPPLGSYRPDLFEKEQAIEIMSTLFKAQDPYVDIWMAETISSLEEFEATYSVLKQSTKDSYYAFSLQDEAIECATLRSGQSVLEMVKLACSMKVKGLFFNCSVPEAMDQAIRDAKQVIEQQDSDITIGVYANNFMPIVSGHEANGTLQSMRELSPADYLLYAKRWHQGGADVIGGCCGIGPDHIKALSDWKKNIAG, encoded by the coding sequence ATGAAAACACTAACCATACTTGATGGTGGCATGGGGCGAGAGTTGCAAGACATTGGTGCGCCATTCTCACAACCGCTTTGGAGTGCCCAAGCGCTGATCGAGTCGCCTGAACATGTTCACCAAGCGCACCAAAACTTCATTGATGCCGGTGCGGAGATCATCATCACCAATAGTTACGCGTGTGTCCCATTTCATTTAGGTCATGAGCTTTACTTGTCATCCGGATTCAAGCTCGCTCGTGACGCTGCCATTATTGCTCGCTCGGTTGTTGAAAATAATTCGACGAAAAGTGTCATCGTAGCGGGGGCCATTCCACCACCGCTTGGCAGTTACCGACCAGACTTGTTTGAAAAAGAGCAAGCAATCGAAATCATGAGTACATTGTTTAAAGCACAAGATCCATACGTTGATATTTGGATGGCAGAGACAATCTCAAGTTTAGAGGAATTTGAAGCAACGTATTCAGTACTCAAACAGTCGACAAAAGACAGTTATTACGCATTCAGTTTGCAAGATGAAGCGATAGAGTGCGCGACTTTGCGTTCTGGGCAATCGGTTTTAGAGATGGTGAAGCTCGCTTGTTCGATGAAGGTGAAAGGGCTCTTTTTCAATTGCTCTGTGCCAGAAGCGATGGATCAAGCCATTAGAGACGCAAAACAAGTGATCGAGCAACAAGATAGCGACATCACGATTGGTGTGTATGCCAATAACTTTATGCCAATCGTCTCAGGCCACGAAGCGAACGGCACTTTACAGTCTATGCGAGAACTTTCACCTGCGGACTATCTGCTCTACGCCAAACGCTGGCATCAAGGTGGCGCAGATGTGATCGGTGGCTGTTGTGGCATAGGACCGGATCACATTAAAGCGTTATCCGACTGGAAGAAAAATATCGCTGGTTAA
- a CDS encoding carboxymuconolactone decarboxylase family protein, translating into MENSRFDTGLALLTKIDGQAGENVIESLQDICPDLAKYTIEYPFGDIYARPGLDLKSREMATVAALTALGNCAPQLKVHLNAALNVGCSEEEIKEIILQMSVYAGFPAALNGMFAFKEVLDLRAEEK; encoded by the coding sequence ATGGAAAATTCACGTTTTGATACTGGCTTAGCGTTACTCACAAAAATTGATGGGCAGGCAGGGGAAAATGTCATTGAAAGCTTGCAAGATATCTGTCCAGATTTAGCCAAATACACCATCGAATACCCATTTGGTGATATTTACGCGCGCCCCGGATTAGACTTAAAGTCTCGCGAAATGGCGACGGTTGCGGCATTAACGGCGCTTGGAAATTGCGCACCTCAACTTAAAGTCCATTTGAATGCAGCGCTTAATGTAGGCTGTAGCGAAGAAGAAATAAAAGAAATCATACTGCAAATGTCTGTGTATGCAGGCTTCCCCGCCGCTCTTAATGGCATGTTTGCGTTTAAAGAGGTGCTGGATCTTCGCGCAGAAGAAAAGTGA
- the galE gene encoding UDP-glucose 4-epimerase GalE — translation MKVLVTGGMGYIGSHTCVQMIEAGMEPIIVDNLCNASEEVLNRIEALSGKRPTFYLGDIRNETFLDSVFSDHDITSVIHFAGLKAVGESVAKPLEYYDNNVNGSLVLARAMRKAGVKSIVFSSSATVYGDPEVVPITEDSPTGATTNPYGRSKYMVEECFRDLFAAESDWSITLLRYFNPVGAHPSGTMGEDPQGIPNNLMPFIAQVAVGRREKLSVFGDDYPTPDGTGVRDYIHVMDLADGHIAALKSVGEKAGLHIYNLGTGNGSSVIDMVNAFSEACGKEVAYEICPRRPGDIAECWASTSKAEQDLGWKATRSVTEMTADTWNWQSKNPEGY, via the coding sequence GTGAAAGTACTGGTAACCGGCGGTATGGGATATATCGGCAGTCATACTTGCGTACAAATGATTGAAGCAGGAATGGAGCCGATCATTGTTGATAATTTATGTAACGCAAGCGAAGAAGTACTGAATCGAATTGAGGCATTGTCTGGCAAAAGACCGACTTTCTATCTTGGCGATATTCGAAACGAAACCTTCCTTGATTCTGTTTTTTCCGATCATGATATTACGTCAGTGATCCACTTTGCTGGCTTGAAAGCCGTCGGAGAGTCTGTCGCTAAGCCTCTTGAATACTATGATAACAACGTTAATGGCTCATTAGTTTTGGCTCGCGCCATGCGAAAAGCTGGCGTGAAGAGCATTGTGTTCAGTTCTTCTGCGACCGTGTACGGTGACCCAGAGGTCGTGCCAATTACTGAAGATTCACCGACGGGAGCGACAACCAACCCGTATGGGCGCAGTAAATACATGGTAGAAGAGTGCTTCCGTGATTTGTTCGCAGCTGAAAGCGATTGGAGCATCACATTGTTGCGCTATTTCAACCCTGTTGGGGCTCATCCGTCAGGCACCATGGGTGAAGATCCGCAAGGTATTCCAAATAACTTGATGCCGTTTATCGCACAAGTGGCTGTTGGTCGCCGTGAAAAGCTTTCGGTATTTGGTGATGATTACCCAACGCCGGATGGTACCGGCGTTCGAGATTATATTCACGTGATGGATCTTGCAGACGGCCACATCGCGGCGCTGAAGTCTGTCGGTGAAAAAGCAGGCTTGCACATTTACAACCTTGGTACTGGTAACGGTTCAAGTGTTATCGATATGGTGAACGCATTTAGCGAAGCTTGTGGCAAGGAAGTGGCTTACGAAATTTGTCCTCGTCGCCCTGGTGATATCGCTGAATGTTGGGCGAGCACGTCCAAAGCAGAGCAAGATTTGGGCTGGAAGGCCACACGCAGCGTAACAGAGATGACCGCAGATACATGGAATTGGCAGTCAAAGAACCCTGAAGGGTATTAG
- the map gene encoding type I methionyl aminopeptidase, whose product MYDRVTIKSDAEQDLMRESGRLLALVFEMLDAYVRSGISTMDINDTVERFIVDELSARPASKGQYDYQYVLNSSVNDVVCHGIPKASQRLKPRDIVNIDITLEKGGFIADSSKMFIMPEASPLAKRLVDVTYKAMWAGIKQVKPGARLGDVGYAIQRFAESHGYSIVREYCGHGIGREMHEEPSVLHYGLPNSGLTLKEGMVFTIEPMVNQGSAKVRTKKDGWTVVTRDKKLSAQSEHTILVTRTGYEVLTLRAEEK is encoded by the coding sequence ATGTACGATAGAGTCACAATAAAAAGCGATGCTGAGCAAGATCTCATGCGAGAATCAGGGCGATTGCTTGCTCTCGTATTTGAGATGCTAGATGCCTACGTTAGATCCGGAATTTCCACAATGGACATCAATGATACCGTTGAACGGTTTATTGTGGACGAACTGTCAGCACGACCGGCGAGCAAAGGGCAATATGATTATCAATATGTCCTTAACTCTTCCGTCAATGACGTCGTCTGCCATGGCATACCTAAAGCAAGCCAACGTCTAAAGCCGAGGGACATCGTTAACATCGATATTACGTTAGAAAAAGGGGGCTTTATTGCCGACTCTAGCAAGATGTTTATCATGCCAGAGGCGTCGCCTTTAGCGAAGAGGCTGGTTGATGTGACTTATAAGGCGATGTGGGCTGGAATAAAGCAAGTCAAACCGGGGGCAAGGTTAGGTGATGTAGGCTATGCCATTCAACGCTTTGCTGAGAGTCACGGCTACAGTATTGTCAGAGAATATTGTGGTCATGGCATCGGACGAGAAATGCATGAAGAGCCTAGTGTGCTTCACTATGGCTTACCTAATAGTGGCCTAACGCTGAAAGAAGGCATGGTGTTCACTATTGAGCCCATGGTAAATCAAGGTTCTGCCAAAGTGCGAACGAAAAAAGATGGTTGGACAGTGGTAACCAGAGACAAAAAGTTGTCTGCCCAGTCGGAACATACGATATTAGTAACCCGTACTGGTTATGAAGTACTCACTCTTCGCGCCGAAGAAAAGTGA
- a CDS encoding transposase, which yields MATARKQLISVDATPYYHCVSRCVRQSFLCGEDSVTNKSYEHRREWIEHKIQSLTHTYYIDVCAYAVMSNHYHLVLHINRNKALRLSLDEVVERWSHNHKLPVLLQRWLRHELKTQAEKDKCAEIIEKWRERLWSLSWFMKELNYDIACKANHEDQCSGHFWESRFKSQALLDEKALAAAMTYVDLNPVRAGIAQSPEQSEFTSIKARLRALNDNLETAPCLHPFIGSSTQKLMDGIPFSLIDYIELVDWTARQFREGKASMVSNFPPILERLNFNERNWLEICTSLERKRFTAIGSPCSLDQAKVALDKSRIHYYQIE from the coding sequence ATGGCTACTGCTCGAAAACAACTCATTTCAGTCGATGCGACTCCTTACTACCACTGCGTTTCAAGGTGTGTAAGACAAAGCTTCCTATGTGGTGAAGATAGCGTCACCAACAAGAGCTACGAGCACCGTCGGGAATGGATTGAACACAAAATTCAATCACTCACACATACCTATTACATCGACGTATGCGCGTATGCTGTGATGAGCAACCACTACCATTTGGTATTACACATTAATCGTAACAAAGCCCTAAGGTTATCGCTTGATGAGGTAGTTGAGCGCTGGAGTCATAACCATAAATTGCCAGTACTGCTCCAACGTTGGCTTCGTCACGAACTAAAAACCCAAGCTGAAAAAGACAAGTGCGCAGAAATCATCGAAAAATGGCGAGAAAGGTTATGGTCATTAAGCTGGTTCATGAAAGAACTCAACTACGATATTGCTTGTAAGGCTAATCACGAAGACCAGTGCTCGGGCCACTTTTGGGAAAGCCGATTCAAAAGCCAAGCATTACTCGATGAAAAAGCCCTAGCTGCAGCCATGACGTATGTAGACTTAAACCCTGTACGCGCAGGCATTGCACAATCGCCTGAGCAATCTGAGTTTACCTCGATAAAAGCAAGGTTAAGGGCGCTTAATGACAACCTAGAAACCGCACCTTGTTTGCATCCATTTATTGGCAGTTCGACACAGAAACTGATGGACGGGATACCCTTTAGCCTAATAGATTACATCGAATTGGTAGATTGGACAGCAAGGCAGTTTCGAGAAGGTAAAGCCTCGATGGTTTCTAATTTTCCGCCAATTCTAGAAAGGCTCAACTTCAACGAAAGAAATTGGCTAGAAATTTGTACTTCACTTGAAAGAAAACGTTTCACAGCAATTGGTTCACCTTGCAGCCTAGATCAAGCAAAAGTAGCGCTAGATAAATCAAGAATTCATTACTATCAGATAGAATAG
- a CDS encoding ACT domain-containing protein: MAAITDLDILLKSMSPELVEGQYVFCTVNGSLNEYLTLNPIATFREKEGLTLVLDIHKAKEAKLDFEAVFSLITLSVHSSLEAVGLTAAFAAKLASYDISANVVAGYYHDHIFVQEEKASEAMNALKEFSISA; the protein is encoded by the coding sequence ATGGCCGCGATTACCGATTTAGACATTTTACTAAAGTCGATGTCTCCAGAACTTGTTGAAGGGCAATACGTTTTTTGTACCGTAAATGGTTCGTTAAATGAGTACTTAACCCTAAATCCCATAGCCACCTTTCGCGAAAAGGAAGGGCTGACATTGGTGTTAGATATTCATAAAGCAAAGGAAGCTAAGTTAGATTTCGAAGCGGTATTCAGTTTGATCACACTCTCGGTGCATTCTAGTCTTGAAGCGGTTGGGTTAACCGCTGCTTTTGCTGCGAAATTGGCATCGTATGATATCAGTGCAAATGTCGTAGCAGGGTACTACCATGACCATATCTTTGTGCAAGAAGAGAAAGCGAGCGAAGCAATGAATGCGTTGAAAGAGTTTTCAATCTCTGCATAA
- a CDS encoding MerR family transcriptional regulator — MNMSEFSNLVGLSPHTLRYYEKIGLLKDVRRNISGHREYSEKDLKWVSFVKRLKETAMPLEEILEYSRLREAGSESVLQRQTLLEQHKDNLVSYIEQQQKHLLALDEKICLYKSGKVG, encoded by the coding sequence ATGAACATGAGCGAGTTTTCCAATTTGGTCGGCTTATCTCCTCATACTCTACGGTATTACGAAAAGATAGGGCTGCTTAAAGATGTGCGCAGAAACATAAGCGGGCATAGAGAGTATTCTGAGAAAGATCTTAAGTGGGTGAGTTTTGTCAAACGGCTAAAGGAAACGGCGATGCCGTTAGAGGAAATCTTGGAGTATTCAAGGTTAAGGGAGGCGGGATCTGAGTCGGTCTTGCAGCGTCAAACCCTTTTAGAGCAACACAAAGATAACTTGGTCTCCTATATCGAGCAGCAGCAAAAGCATCTGCTGGCATTAGATGAAAAGATTTGCCTGTATAAAAGCGGAAAAGTGGGTTGA
- a CDS encoding alpha/beta fold hydrolase, with translation MTETITVNGNDVFIDGSGEETIVMLHGWPDTYRLWQPQVEHLKSQYRCVRFSLPGYEKHHPRNYYDLDAVLSVIDSVVETVSNGKPVTLLLHDWGCVYGYQYYMRNQAKVKRIIGVDVGDAGSPDMTLSTKAKLVLVSYQLWLMAAWNIGGGVGDWMTRKVATLFNAPAPSELVHSGMTYSYHWRWSSTFMRRPLGTKPLDIQVPFLFIYGGNKVGNFHSKPWQTKMANIEGNQVIELPTHHWVMVEQPDAFNEAVMDWLNHSETLEAEPEREAS, from the coding sequence ATGACAGAGACAATAACAGTGAATGGGAACGATGTGTTCATCGACGGAAGCGGAGAAGAAACCATTGTCATGCTACATGGCTGGCCAGATACCTACCGACTTTGGCAGCCGCAAGTCGAGCATTTAAAAAGCCAATACCGTTGTGTTCGATTCTCTTTGCCTGGTTACGAAAAGCATCACCCAAGAAATTACTACGACCTCGATGCCGTGCTCTCTGTTATCGACAGTGTTGTTGAAACGGTAAGTAACGGCAAACCTGTGACCTTGTTACTGCACGACTGGGGTTGTGTGTATGGTTATCAATATTACATGCGTAACCAAGCCAAAGTGAAACGCATCATTGGGGTTGATGTCGGTGACGCTGGCTCACCGGATATGACCCTATCGACCAAAGCAAAGCTGGTGCTTGTTAGCTATCAACTCTGGTTAATGGCCGCGTGGAACATTGGCGGCGGTGTGGGTGATTGGATGACACGCAAAGTCGCCACCTTGTTTAATGCTCCGGCTCCTAGCGAGCTTGTCCATTCAGGCATGACTTATTCCTACCACTGGCGCTGGAGCTCTACCTTTATGCGTCGCCCGCTTGGCACTAAGCCTCTTGATATTCAAGTACCTTTCTTGTTTATCTATGGTGGCAATAAAGTCGGTAATTTCCATTCTAAGCCTTGGCAAACCAAAATGGCCAACATAGAAGGAAATCAAGTCATTGAACTGCCCACCCACCACTGGGTCATGGTAGAACAGCCTGACGCGTTTAATGAAGCAGTGATGGACTGGTTGAATCACTCAGAAACTCTAGAAGCTGAACCCGAGCGTGAAGCTTCTTGA
- a CDS encoding ParD-like family protein yields MGIVKISDELHEELRKASSVMHRSINSQAEFWIKVGMLAELHPQKTFNQIIADLMTSAEVSLANISTDQGNSDVR; encoded by the coding sequence ATGGGTATAGTTAAGATATCTGATGAACTGCATGAAGAGTTGAGAAAAGCGAGCTCTGTTATGCATCGCTCCATCAATTCACAAGCTGAGTTTTGGATAAAAGTCGGCATGTTGGCGGAGTTGCATCCACAGAAAACGTTTAATCAAATCATCGCCGACTTAATGACCTCTGCTGAAGTGTCGCTTGCCAATATCAGCACAGATCAAGGGAATAGCGATGTACGATAG